The Candidatus Malacoplasma girerdii genome has a segment encoding these proteins:
- a CDS encoding thioredoxin domain-containing protein: MVNIITKETFSDFIKSNKVVVVKFFATWCGPCKMITPVLEQVSDELTDIPFGSVDIDQQGELAHQFNIHTVPTIMLFVNEKPVNSFVGFRHKQAIVEFVNSAK; the protein is encoded by the coding sequence ATGGTCAACATTATTACCAAAGAAACATTTAGCGATTTTATTAAATCTAATAAAGTTGTTGTTGTTAAATTTTTTGCAACATGATGTGGTCCTTGTAAAATGATCACACCTGTATTAGAACAAGTATCTGATGAACTAACTGATATCCCTTTTGGAAGTGTTGATATTGACCAACAAGGTGAATTGGCCCATCAATTCAACATTCATACAGTTCCAACAATTATGCTGTTTGTTAATGAAAAACCAGTAAACTCTTTTGTTGGATTTCGCCACAAACAAGCGATTGTAGAATTTGTAAATAGTGCTAAATAA